TCCGGCAGGAAGGGTATGTGGCGGGTCCTGTCcacaaaggaatgtcatctgacaggacccaggaggagagcctttctgccatggcatccaccctttggaacattgttccccctgaggtcagattggccccgaccttgctggccttccagaagggcttTGCCATCTGCCCTGGGGATCTGGTAACATGGGTATGGAGCCCACAAAGTGGCTTTATTGTTGAGGAAATCGAGTGTACTCTCCCAGAGATTATGTTTTggttgtttaattgttttaattgtttttaatgtttgttgttttgttgttgttattttgttatgTTGTTTTATAATCTTAACTTTGTACACCGCTCAGAATCATGTATGTAAAATGGGTgattatataaatttaccaaataaataaataaaattggattgACTGATTAATAGGTTATGTGCCTTCGggttagtgttgactcctagcaagcacacagagagaaactctccaggatgatctgtctcaaCCTGgacctttaggtcttccaacagtatatCCATCTCCCCTGTAAGgcaatccatccatcttgctgccagTCATTCTCTTCATCTCTTTCGTTTCACCTTCTCCAACATTATGGACTTTTCAAGggagctggatcttcacataatatgtccaaaatataataatttgagcctggtcatttgtgcctcaagtgataactctggattgatttgttctgagatccatttgcttgttttcttggctgtccgtggtattctcaggatttttctccaacactaaaattcaaaagcatcaatatacTTCATCAGAGTCTaaattttgcttccatagagtgtcacaagaaaaaacattgcctgcatgattttgATTTTCCTTAGGTACAGCTGCGttacggcatttgaatatcttccAAGGCCTACATTGTTACTCTATCAAGTCTTAGACTGTGATGTATTTCTTGATTTATGGCTCCTTTACTAttaatagttgatcctaaaaggcagaaactatccaacACTTCAGTGTctccattgtcaattctaaggttggttgctgTACTTTTTGTCATTAATTGGATCATCTTTATGTTTAATTGCAGTCTCATTTTTTTACTGGGCTCCTTAACTTTGcttactagagcttgcaggtcatttgcattttcagccatcataGTAGTGTTATCAGGAAAGTGCAGGTTGTTAAtgctttttcctccagttttaaaatcatacCTGTCTTTTTCTAttccagcctccctcaatatacattcagcatataggctgaataGAGAGTATATAGCCTTTTCTCACTCCTTTGACAATCTGGACCAAGTCTGTTTTGCCAAGTTCTATCCAGACTGTGGTTTTCTGTCTTGTCCATACGTTTTAtatgaggacagtgagatgttctgggttTCCCtagacattccacagcttgacatggtcaacacaGTTAGAAGCCTTTCTACAGTCAGTGAAGcacatgttgacttttttttttttgtattctttggctttctcaattatccagtatgCATCAGCAATAGAAAactgttcctcagccttttctaaagccaattTGAACATCTGACATTCCCTTTACATATAGAgatctaatctgtgttggatgatcctaggTATTATTTCACTAacaaaattaaggatattgtgtgatagtttgcatactttaaatcttttttctttgaaatttgtCTGTAAATCTCTTCTAATCTGTGGGTCACTGGACTGTTCTGCAGGTTGGCTAGCATAGTtaggttagaacctttactgattcttcttctcttggcatatttctgtagatattccatcaattccttgTAGCCTTTtcacttggtaatgaccagagtgtaCTTCTAATTTTATCTTCTAATAGTACAGGTTCTTATAAATAGGAAATACCTTCTAAGATTTCTTGGATGTTGACTTCTCTACTGTTCAGAATTTCATGTACTCCTATCTTTGTTTAATCTTTGAATTAATTACtttctgtccattggcatcctttagcataccaattcaagctTGGAGCCTCCTTCTGAGTTGAAAAATCTTTTGAAAACTTTCCTTGTTGTTCTGTGCCTCTTAGCATCTTCAGTGCCTTTACAGATGTCATCGTAATACTACTCCTCtcttttctctgaaattctttgttcagTTCCTTCCCaagatctttctctttcttggctttggcttttttTCTCTACTTGGCAATTTCTTTCACCTGTTCTGACATCCAATTTAGTTTATTCTGTCTCTTGGTCTTTGGCagcttttttcacattcatccttaagaaCTTTTTTGAttttattccacagttcctcaggttccctatcaatgaggtttGGGATGTGAAAGCAGTTTCTGATGTTCTCATTATAATTGGAGGAGATATGCTCATGATCATAATGTGGAAACtgattggctttgttcttctattttaattagacttggagcttgcacatgagcagttcatgatctgttccccTGGCCATATCTTTGCTGtaataactgagctcttccacctccttgtatcgatgatgatgatgatgatatttttatcccgccttgatatctatctatctatttatctacctatctatctatctatctattggcagtgaacatacctgatactcctattttctccacaacaacaaccctgtgaggtgagttgggctgagtgactggcccaaagtcacccagccggctttcatgtctaaggcaggaccagaactctcagtctcctggtttctaggccagcactttaatcactataccaaactggctctccaataatatagtcagtttgatttatGTCCTCTGTCtcatgatgtccatgtatatggGCATTGTTTTGGTGTATAAATAATGCACTAGCATTGAATAAATAATTGGGTCGGCAGAAACTGGTAAGTTGCTTTCAtactttatttctgtttcctaggccatgcAGCCTTAACTACGTTTTCCcccttactatttccaactttggaaTTCTACTCTCCAACCATGATCAGCACATCTTCCTTGCAAGTTTTGTCCATTTCAGATTGGATTTGACCATAAAACTTGTCAACCACCTCTTCTTCTGCGTCAGTGGTTGGAGTATAAACTTGGGTAACCATCTTGTCTGTGAAGTCTAAtagatattatttggtcattacTGCAGTGTATAGCACTGTGTTTGCTATATCCtccctgactatgaaagcaatgccattctttctttgtttttcatgtcctgagtggTAAATAGTATAATCTGACTGAAAAAGTccaattctagtccatttcaatttgctggtGCCTAAGAGGTCAGTtgattcatttcctttttcaCTGTGTTGAGATTATCTGTGTTCTTGATTCTTATATTCCATGTTCCTActttaattctgtctttgcagattcagcttttcttttcctgcatggtaaCATCAGCAACTTCATGTCCCAGAGAGTTTAGCCTAGCCATattataaacaccattaatactcCAAAGGAGCATTGGCTCTTAGTAGCATGCTACAGCACAGTATAATTCATTACTTTGtctatccatgcagttttcttggtgaaatACAAGAGTAGATTACCATTGGCTTCTCCTGTACAGTAAAAAAATCATGACTTCACCATTGTCACTAAAGCAGCTGcccaatatacagtaaatgtctGTTTGCTTTGACCCAGCAGCTTAGATGAACTTTTTTGCTTTGGGTGGCCCAGCTGGGAATGGGTACTCCCATTCTTTGCTCATTCCTCCCAGGAACCCCCACTACCACACACACAAGGTAACCTAACAGGATTTGGGGAGGTAAGACTGGATTACAGTCAAGTATGTTTTTATTTAACATTCTTGAAAAGGTTTTCCAGTTATTTGCTTTCTCCTTGCTGTATTGAGGTATAGTATACTGTAACTCATTTATCAACCAACAAAAGTACAGGAAAACAACTACCTTTTTGGATAAGATAGCATGGATGGTACATACTTTGCTTCGTCATTTGAGAACTCTTGGCAACTCAAACTTTGTTGGAACTTCCTAATATGTTAAATATTCTTTATTCATTCTTTACTTTCCCAGTTGAATATGTCCATGTCAACTAACTTTTATTTGTATTGATAATCCACTCCCATTGCCTGTCAGGAAATTTCTTCCAGACAataattctactttttttcctttgcatttgtGGCTGAATGTGCTATATGCAAGAGACTGCATTGTGTTTGAAAGAACCTAATAGCTTGAAGAGAATTTATACTTTTCAAACTGTACTAATTACCTAAATGaaatacatttcagaactttATCATGATTTGATTTTTCTAGTCATGCAGTGAGATACATGATCTCAGAGGGGTTATGGTGCCTTCATGAGTTGAATGCAAGTACAGTATATCAGTTTCATAATCAGTTCTACTTTGTTAAAATACACTCTTCCCGCTTTTCTAAACCTTTTCTCCATAGCAGCTGtaagtatttctttatttattttatcggattttgtcaccgcccatctccctcaaaatatATGTAAGAGTCTGTTCTCTGGTCTATACCCTGATGTATTTTTTGAAATGGACTCTGATCTGTGAAAGTTCATGCAGTAATAAATTGGTTCACCTTTAAAATGCCttaatgttctttatttttgtttttaagagacTAACATGCCTGCCTGTATGGTAACAACCACCACAGTTGTAGACTTAGTGTTCTTGGAAACTCTCcaaagatgtgtggatttcatttTTCAGGCTTCTTAATAACAGCCATGCTTGAAACTTTAGATCTGAAAGGCACTCAGATTAGAGAAGGCTTCAGTAAACAATGGcgaattaaaataaaagttgatGATCTCTTCACACTGATGCCTATGCAAAGAGTACATACAACCCACACTGTTCTGTAGACTATCACCCATAGGATTTCATTTGTGCTTCCCTATTTTTGCAACAGTGAAGTTGGATCAAGGAAGAGGGAAGCAACAAAAAGGCAGTatagaaaacaaaagataaaattaGCCAGTGCAtcaattcattttcttctctagCTTATTTGAATGACATAAGAAAGAACTGATatgtaagtattttaaaaaatgctctatATAAGTGAAAAGAACCCAGAGTAATATACAAAATAGCATGACAACTAGATGCAAACTCTGATTATAAGAATGAAATAATGTAAGAGTAACACTGGAATTGAATTCacttgaaataataaaaattctgTCACATTGGTGACTAGTATTATTTCACCCTTGGAAATATGGATTTGCACCATTGCTAAGGAATATATCAATGTGTCAACTTAAACAACTGGGTTAAGTTGTTTGCTGATTCTATATTGGGAAGTTGatcattctctatttttttccttaatttgcAGGTCTCTCAGTTTTACCTCTCTTTATAATCTGTTGAGAGCCAAGCTGTGTCCCTATTTCTATGTTTGTGCTTATCAGTTCACTGTATTGTTCCGTGCAGCAGGACTTGCTGGAAGTGATATGATCACTGCATTAATTTCTCCCACAACCAAAGGATTAAGGGAAGCCATGAAAAGTGAAGGTAAAGAAAAGTTATGAACaatgtcaaatcaaatcaatttttattcggtcatagaccagcaggtaaaacagaagattcacatctaattagaataaaaggaaaaacacttaaaattttgaaaaatttaagaaaaattagaagagatactaTGGCATACTATATAAACTCTAGAACAACACTGAGCTAtggtcaatgaaataaaatcagattgtggagtccttggtgctctctgagccttgttgttttcttgcagacgtttcattgccagactaggcaacatcttcagtgcaaagagggagtgggccttgctctcagtactgagagcaaggcccactccctctttgcactgaagatgttgcctagtctggcaatgaaacgtctgcaagaaaacaacaaggctcagaaagcaccaaggactccacagttcaaccctgagctacaaatatttgcttcaattaaaATCAGATAGTCACAACTTAAGATAAAACAAATCCGAACAACCTGGATGTTCAGTGAGGAATGGAGATAATAATTCCTGGCAAGCATCTGCATAGAGAGGACAATACAAAATGATGTGTTCCATTGTTTCAATTATTCCTCTGCCACATGGGTATGAACAGTGTAAAAATTCCTCTTGTACATAACCAAGACATAAATAATCATTTTTTCCTTTCACAGGTATTGAATTTGAGTTACCATTCCAAGAAATTGGACAAAAGAAATTCAGTGCTGCAGCTTCTGCTTTAGAAACAGAACTTGAAAAAGATACTGAAATAACGGGCAATGAAACTGAAGAGTATGTAATCTAGTGCTTACAGTGGCTTGATGCACATTTGTCTTAGAAATACCAGCTCTTGTTCAAAAATTGGTCATTTACAAGTTCTTTTATCATAATGTTTTGCTACTCAGAGAACCAGGAATGAGTGGTGGTGatggcgatgatgatgatgatgatgatgatgatgaagaaggagGATTTTTATGGCTGGTGGAAATGGGAGTTGCAGGCAAAATTAAAAAACCAGACACCATTTCTACCAAATTGTATCCTTTAAGAGCTAAAACATTTCCTTTAATCAGTGGCTGATAATTGTTTTCCCAAAATCTGCATTATATGCAAGTGGGAAAAATGGCATTCAAGTTAATATTGAGCAGGCTTAGACAGCAGTCTGGTGATTTTAGGATCTGTATATAGAGTACTGTAGTGGCTGCTGCTCAGGTAGTCAAAATGGCAGTGATCATTTTCAAGCTTTTTCACTTGCTTCAAATGGGATGcttcagtttgtgtgtgtgtgtgtgttttcttgttttttaggAAATGTCCTCCCCCTACCCTTTCCACTAGAACCTGAAGTTCTGTGTCATAGTTGTCACATTTCTTCTATCTGTTTTTCTCTATTTCTGGGAATTCACAatctaattttgttattttttcaatAGCAAATTACTTTTTTCTGGAAAGTTCTGAACTTTGTGTACTTTAATAAGGGCTCTTATCCTTGactaaatatttctttttgttttcaatttaaatgaataaaacaggGCCGGTTATACATGGCAAACAGCACTCTTTCTTCAGCTGAAACTATTTCAGCACATAAGTCGCTAATCAAATCTAAAAAGATATACTGGAAATCTGCTGAATATAATCAGGGAAAAATAACATagcggtgaaggtgctgggctagaaatcaggagacagagagttctagtcccaccttacacatgaaagccagctgtgtgaccttgggccagtcactctctcacagcccaacacacctcacagggttgttgttctagggaaaagaggaggtggaaggagtattagatatgttccctgccgagagagagaaataaaagggataaaaatctaataataatagaatCATTGAGTATTAGGAACATTCTACTCATAAAGGTGTTTCTTGTTTTAGAAGTAAACTGTAAGTagtctgtggaatccttggtgctctctgagcttggttgtttgcttgcagatgtttcattacccgactaggtaacactgtcagtgctagtgagtgtggggtttgctccctgtttatatgcagtagcttcttggttgtttctgagatgtttctgatgtatggtatCGATTATCTTTTTCATCGcttctgttggttgtgctgtagtgggttgagtggtcaggcacttctTGATAAAGCTGCGTgattatccattttgttggaagatgctgtttaggtggtctgtttcctttttctggtgttctgggttgctgcagtgcatttgtacttgtctgaataatgttcttacacagcttctcttgtgagaggttgggttgttactttggtaatggagcacttggttagtgtgggttgtttttcaatagacttgcatttgtaatttgcagttgtttcctctgctgatgaggatatccaggaaaggTAGTGTGtagttgttttcttctttgtgacttttattcctttgaagatgatgTTGATAGTTTCATgtatcttctctagttgttccttttttattatgatgaaggtgttgtctacatactggatccatacttttggttatatgtgtgggagtgctatagtttctagacgcTGCGTtatggtctctgctatgagtcctgagagtggtgatcccatgggtgttcctctgatttgttggtatatttgtccatcaatctGAAAGTAGGCAGTGAGGCAGAGATTGATAAgatccatgattctgggtatttcgatcttggtgtatttggctaggttgggtgtgttgtATAGTACtactgccatggattctttcactagttctggatCTTTGGAtataaagagtgctgtgacattgaatgaaaccataatatcattcagacaaagcagccatcaacagacacatagagataaaccacatttacacaccattcaaaagagacaataaaaaagctaagaaggaaacaaaaagaccagaacacgtcctctccagcagcctgcacccagataagcagggatcaacaccagacaagcaatcaagcagaaaacaataccctaatcaaggaactaccaaggagaaaaccacacccccaccaacactggcagggcaagctactgtatataaacagggagcaaaccccacactcactagcactgacgATGTTAACGGATAacgaaatatctgcaagcaaacaaccaagctcagagaacaccaaccctctacagttcagccctgagctacatatattttcttttattgtgagaaATCCTTCAGAAAAAAAGCTGTGATTGAGACAGGtttatgaacaattaaaaaaaaaaggcacactgTTATTTGTTCTCTTGGGCTTAGCAGAACTTACTCCTAAATGAGCATACTGATGaatcagcaaaacaaaaatgattttatGAAATTCTTTATCTTGAATTAATGGGTAATTTTTTTATCTGAATTTGCTGGTTTCTCAGCAAATCTAATTGCTATGTATTTGCAATATGTACCATGATAATTTAATCAAACTTATTAGAATGTGAAACAGAAGTAATACTGAAGgttcctcaaaaaagaaaaaagactcacTGTTACTTGATTCATTTTAGATTTTCCacctgtttcattttgttgtttaattgcatttcctttctttttaatcacTCTCCCATTCTTGTTTTGCAAAGCAGTGGGAAAAGCTAAGTGTTTATTAAATAATACGATTGCGTGGAGGAATGCTCTCCTGGGCTCACTGAGGAGAAAAACCCTTAATTTGGCAGGGAAGCACATTTTTGTTACTGTGGTGGAGGGAGGCTTGCAAGGATAAACATATgttaaaaagtatatttaaataCTGTAACTATTTCTATGGAAATCTTTAGAAGTCTTTGGAATTCTCCTATATAATAGCAAGCTTTGGTTTTATTATCCTTGCAAGCCTCCTACCACCACAGAAGGCTTGCAAGGATAATAAAAGAACATATATTTAAAGAACATTATTGGCTTATTATCACAATGCAAGTCTTCCCCCATAGGTAATTTTGTATTAATCTACAATTATTGTGTATCTGTGCATCTTCCTTAACTATTTATCTATAtagctgcaaagaaaaaaatgagataaaaatggATCACAGGCCTGAATCTGTGGTGTTAGTAAAAGGGACAAATACATTCACTTTGCTTAACTTCTTGATAAATTGTAAAAGTTTGGTGGCTTCTGCAGGTCCTCAGGCTGGCATCCCTCCAACATTGCTGTCCCCAGTTGCTTTTAGAGGTGCAACAATGCAAACACTCAAGGTAAAAAAGAGTAATGACATACAGTATTATTCTATGCTGTATACTACAATATATACTAAATATTATGTTATAGTATAAAGTACTCTCTCTGCCTTCAGAGAAGAAAGATAATTGGTTTGGGTGAGTGATATAGACTCCTATCACTCACCAGAGTTTCTGATTCAAAGAACACTTACCCTGGCAAAGGTAAGTGGTAAAGGAGGTGATTCTCACCAATCTACACACCTCCCTCTGCTATCCCATTCAGTATCTGAAAATCTGTTTAGATTAATTGGGAGACCTTTCAGAATTATGTGAGAGGAAGAAGACAGGACTAAAGAGGAGAACAGCCAAATACTGGTTTTCTCCAATCTGTTGTCTAAAATGCCCTCTCTGAAAGCCCTTGCATAAGGAAAATGCAGGATCCAAGTAATTAAATATAACTCTTAGTGTACATTAGCAATCAGGAGCAATATAATAGAATATTATTGTTCCTGATTGctaatatattgtatattttgctaTATTCAGCTACAAGGCTATCTCCCCTCCAATTCTTAATTCAGGATAAGAAATtcacttatacaggtagtcctcactcagcgactgttcaaagttacgacagtgctgaacaagtgggacTTATGagcagtcctcaaagttgcagctgtcATAGCACCcttacagtcacatgattgcaatttgggcacttggcgactGGCCTTTATTTACAACCGtggcagtgtcccatggtcacttgGTTGTCATTTGCtaccttccctgttggcttcccacagacaaagtcagtgggaaagccggcaggaagttgcaagcctCTGAAAGTGTCCAGGCTGCTTCTGCTCAGGTGTCCTTGTTTTTCATTGCCAACCTGCTGGCAGTCTAAGTGAAGCAGCAGtggcaggaggaagaagagaagacacTGGGGAGAGAGGCCAGGCCTGTGGGAGAGTGCCGGCACCCTGCCCAGCCACCCATGCTCCCTTACATGCTGCCAGCTCCTGGGGCCCTGCCTACATCTGAGCTTGTTGCTGTGGGAAAGTGCCTTGGAGTGTTTTCGACAGGTGCACAAGGCTTTCAGAGGTTGTGCCAGTCCGGAAAGTACTGCTTGGGCGCCGACCAGCGATCTATGCAAATGGGCTCATGGAGAGCTGGCAGGAGCCTCCTCACTTGCACTTGGGCCTGGCCTGAGTGAGATTCATGCCCCAAGCCTCCCCCTCTCCGGGGCTGCAGAATGCATGGGGGAGTGGCCCATCTGCAGTCTGACTGGcagaagagtggaaggcaagtgCACCTGCCTGCCGCCCTGGTTCACTTGCCACTTCCAAAACGCAGTCTGCATTCCTTAGGCCCTGTGGGCTTCCTTGGGAGCACGGCACAGAGAGGCTTGCTCTGGAAAGAGGGGCACCGTTTCTCCTCAGGAACTCGGGCAGCCAGTTGAGCCACTGGCATCCTCGCTTAACTATAGCAACCGGAATGCCAGAACTGCCCTTGTAAGtcagcagtcatgtgattttccgcTTTATGACCTGGTCTCTTAGcagctgagttgccagtcccaattgttgttaagcaaggactacctgtattttagaaATGGCAACTTGCCCTCTGCTCACTTAGcaatcatttaattatttttcaaaatccaaTTGAATTTTAGTTGTAATTACCCATGTTTATTCAAGTGCATTTGTTTATATAAAATTGAAGGGTTTTTTGGAATTTAAAAGGAACTTTGTGTCTTCCAGCACAATTTGGAAGATGCAGAACTGAAATATAGATTTAGTTTCCTACTATTACTCATCCAAGTAAGTCTGATTGGTATGCTCAGATAAATAACCTTGTTGTGAGCACAGAATGGCTTGCAGCTGTAACCCTATCTATTTCTGGCACAGATAGTAACCTTGTCTGGCTTAGTCACACACTTTTGAGTACAGAGCTTTTTACCAATCAGTCTCAAATATGCATTGTCCATGGAAAGTAACACTCCTTTGGCAACAGGAGCAATTGTAAATtggaattaagattttttttttcaattacttCTATTGCCGAAATTATAGTTTGGTAAGAATTTTCAGAAGTCTCTAAGGGTCACACTTAAGGCTTTCGGGAATtgtgtttatatgtatttttaaaatcctagGTTTAATAACTTCTATGACTTAATGCTTGGTATTTTTCCTAGGCCCGAAGTGTAAATGTGAGAACACAAGTCCATTCACATTACAAAGATCTATTTAGTTTAGAGATTGTGGGCCCTATCATGCCCCATTGTCTCCATTCTTTGTCCATGCTACTCAAATCTGCTCAAAATGGAACTTTCTCTGCTCTCTGTTATACACATGAACCAACAGCTGTGCTCAACACAGGCATTAGTGACAAGCAGCATATAAAGAAGGTAAGCAAATACTTGTGTTTATCTCGGTAGGAAAAAAACATTAATGAATGAGAGATGCTAATAAATACTGTTAGTATGCTAATAAATTTCCTTCATGTGGTTAGGAGAGCTGTAAGTTAGATTTATCCGCTATAGGTAGAGAAATAAACTGTGTGTTGTCAGTACACCAAAAACAgagcaggaagaagaaattaaaatgaggCCATTAGTTCTATTCTGGCTGGTTGTAGTAAAAATAACATCTTTCATCTGAATGAAGCAGGCTTATGTAACCTGTTCATAGATCGTTATGTAAGAATATGGTTAAGATTtgtattcccccacccccccgacttgtgtgtgtgttttcaataTAAAGCCAGAGATTGGGGATTGTCTTACTTTTGATTGTACTATAATCTCTTCTGGCAATATTTCTGACCTTTGAGTAGGCTATATCTTAATTATGTATTTTTTGTTTATCCCATTTTTCACAGGAATCTCTTATCAAAGACCTTTGCAATTGTGGATTGCATCCTAACACTTTAGATCAACTTACTCGTAATTCAACACTGGGAAAATCTTCAATAAGGCTCCTAGAAATGAATGACTATCTCTACACATGGAAAATCTAAGTAACTAAGTAATTTAAAATGGCTTACTAGGAACACTTCCTTGTGTTCAATGATCAATAATTTTACCCATTGGTAAAATTTTTGTGTGTATAATCCTTACATAATTGCTGTTATTTTTTGTTAAACTTGTAACAACTAAAgtacacattttaaattaaactttattttaagaattttgtAGTTTGGCATTTATAATTGCTTTGGATCTAAGGAAGATCATTGGGTGAGGAAAATTTTTTGCAATACTCCCTTCTACTGTCCAtggctttttcctttattatATATGTCATACTTCTTAACACAAATGCTGAGGCCTTCAAAGCATCCCTATTGCATTATACTAATGGTATTTTTGAACCAGATTACCCTTCAGTAGGTGGCCACTATAGGAATGGGTCTGAAAGGCACAACAGCTTGCAACAGTTAGTTCAGAAATGTAACAAGTATACCACAAGTTATTTTAAAGATGGTAAAAATGATAATTTCATATTTTAGGCAGGACTGCCCAAAATCCTTGGAGtggaaaggctttttaaaaaacatttttagttGCTAAAATATTCTTGCATATCTGGGATAAGCTGTGAACACAACACAATTTGCTCTGCACATTAGAACGAATGTCCAAATAAGCAAGGCACGTTTTGGATATAGACTGAGATTAAGATATTCCTAATATCTGCAATTCAGATTTCAACAGAACCGGCTCCTTCTTTATTTTATGCATGTGTACGGTCAGATACTACCCATGACCCCTTGGGTTCTCAAATGACCAGCAGGAAGCTACACAACAATTCTGTTAGTAGCTAATTGTTGCATAGTAATTCAGAATTACTTGGGGAGAAGTAGCATCTACACCCAATACAACTagtctttttattcattttaagatTAAATAGTGGGAAACTAGTCTTCAAATATAGCCAGTCTGATAGATGTATAACGATAAATAT
The Candoia aspera isolate rCanAsp1 chromosome 5, rCanAsp1.hap2, whole genome shotgun sequence genome window above contains:
- the DONSON gene encoding protein downstream neighbor of Son, with amino-acid sequence MCSVVPDYSPGFKKPPETLRLKRRRSRRSDAVAVAFPSAAALRDSRNPRLCPGSRRRNPFMKVENTPRLLPEPNLVQSPSQKFAGVERLVARNDVSSRSGKQFFKSLHEDGSIWKEELFEIATADTLINDSNLATSNNDVLSSPSYEFPADWSIKTRLLFTSSQSFAWADHLKAQEESQGYIQHCRATLINLPQSIQEPKLSRELRCAFQQTLVYWLHPFFPWLPLFPRIGADRKMVGKSHPCDFNEELQQMFMSEWSLSFTSLYNLLRAKLCPYFYVCAYQFTVLFRAAGLAGSDMITALISPTTKGLREAMKSEGIEFELPFQEIGQKKFSAAASALETELEKDTEITGNETEEEPGMSGGDGDDDDDDDDDEEGGFLWLVEMGVAGKIKKPDTISTKFCKEKNEIKMDHRPESVVLVKGTNTFTLLNFLINCKSLVASAGPQAGIPPTLLSPVAFRGATMQTLKARSVNVRTQVHSHYKDLFSLEIVGPIMPHCLHSLSMLLKSAQNGTFSALCYTHEPTAVLNTGISDKQHIKKESLIKDLCNCGLHPNTLDQLTRNSTLGKSSIRLLEMNDYLYTWKI